One Corynebacterium uterequi DNA segment encodes these proteins:
- a CDS encoding DUF445 domain-containing protein: MDDFSTMPGPDPELDAQRRRALRNYKAFVTGLLGLAAVIFFACSYWQAHPGSALGVAPSWVGYVRAAAEAGMVGGLADWFAVTALFRHPLGVPIPHTALIPKKKDQLGGALSEFVGDNFLNPQLITEKVANAEVPEKIGSWLVQDDHAQIVSREVGRFLVKATRAVDPLEAQALIDTHLVQRVAEPKWGPHIGRFLDSLIADGKTEPMVDAVIAWSRRRIRGAESSIVSMIDDRMPSWAPQFAKDLVGERVFRELVAFVEEIDRNPDHEARRTIRRFIAQLATDLKHDPMMIARVESVKRDLMGSAAVKAAPGRMWEVLSAAIIDAASDDNSALRVKIAETCLDWGERVHNDAELRARLDQRITAGARFLAENYSGEVTAIISETIEGWDAAEASDKIEVMVGKDLQFIRLNGTIVGALAGLLIYTVNQLLFG; this comes from the coding sequence ATGGATGATTTTTCCACCATGCCCGGACCCGACCCGGAGCTCGACGCTCAACGTCGCCGCGCGCTGCGCAACTACAAGGCGTTCGTCACCGGCTTGTTGGGCCTCGCCGCGGTGATCTTCTTTGCCTGCTCCTACTGGCAGGCGCATCCCGGGTCGGCCCTGGGCGTCGCACCGTCGTGGGTGGGCTACGTCCGCGCCGCCGCGGAGGCCGGCATGGTTGGTGGCCTGGCGGATTGGTTCGCCGTCACGGCGCTGTTCCGCCACCCGCTGGGCGTGCCCATCCCGCATACGGCTCTCATCCCGAAGAAGAAGGACCAGCTAGGCGGGGCGCTGAGCGAGTTCGTGGGGGATAACTTCCTCAACCCCCAGCTCATCACGGAAAAGGTGGCCAACGCCGAGGTCCCGGAGAAGATCGGCTCCTGGCTGGTGCAGGACGATCACGCCCAGATCGTGTCCCGGGAGGTGGGGCGCTTCCTTGTGAAGGCGACCCGGGCCGTCGACCCGCTGGAGGCCCAGGCGCTCATCGATACCCACCTGGTGCAGCGCGTCGCCGAGCCGAAATGGGGCCCGCACATCGGGCGCTTCCTCGATAGTCTCATCGCCGACGGTAAGACCGAGCCGATGGTGGACGCCGTCATCGCCTGGTCCCGGCGGCGAATCCGGGGAGCGGAGTCCTCCATCGTGTCGATGATCGACGACCGGATGCCGTCGTGGGCCCCGCAATTCGCCAAGGACCTCGTAGGCGAGCGGGTGTTTAGGGAACTGGTGGCGTTCGTCGAGGAGATCGACCGCAACCCCGACCACGAGGCGCGGCGCACCATTCGGCGCTTCATCGCCCAGCTAGCCACGGACCTCAAGCACGACCCGATGATGATCGCCCGGGTGGAGTCCGTCAAGCGGGACCTCATGGGCTCGGCGGCGGTGAAGGCCGCGCCGGGGCGCATGTGGGAGGTGCTGTCGGCGGCGATCATCGACGCCGCGTCGGACGACAACTCGGCGCTGCGGGTGAAGATCGCTGAGACCTGCCTCGATTGGGGCGAGCGGGTCCACAACGACGCCGAACTGCGCGCGCGGCTGGATCAGCGGATCACCGCGGGCGCGCGCTTCCTCGCGGAGAACTACTCCGGGGAGGTCACCGCCATCATCTCGGAGACGATCGAGGGCTGGGACGCCGCGGAGGCCAGCGACAAGATCGAGGTCATGGTGGGCAAGGACCTGCAGTTTATCCGGCTCAACGGCACCATCGTCGGTGCGTTGGCGGGGCTGCTTATCTACACTGTGAACCAGCTACTGTTCGGATAA
- a CDS encoding CGLAU_01105 family protein codes for MSDKNNLFDDIKNVGATLGSVASEFAGRLREERSNAATADEATLLQRLRTAAAGARDRFNESKGTDGVKAAATDFATEAESIVRDLVDALGAAAGGTKDSEAYAQASTLISDTLDNARTKAQNLGPKKTGDDAADGEKDGDATSRLEDLMTRLRGDAKEDVKTQPDIIDGEVISVDPDTGDSK; via the coding sequence ATGAGCGATAAGAACAATCTCTTCGACGACATAAAGAACGTCGGCGCCACCCTGGGTTCGGTGGCGTCCGAATTTGCCGGCCGGCTCCGTGAGGAGCGCTCGAATGCCGCCACTGCCGACGAGGCCACGCTGTTGCAGCGTCTGCGCACCGCGGCAGCCGGCGCCCGCGACCGCTTCAATGAGTCCAAGGGCACCGACGGCGTCAAGGCCGCCGCCACCGATTTTGCCACCGAGGCCGAGAGCATCGTCCGGGACCTCGTCGACGCGCTCGGCGCCGCCGCCGGCGGGACCAAGGACTCCGAGGCCTACGCCCAGGCCAGCACGCTGATCTCCGACACCCTGGACAACGCCCGCACTAAGGCGCAAAACCTGGGCCCGAAGAAGACGGGCGACGACGCCGCCGACGGCGAGAAGGACGGCGACGCCACCTCCCGCCTGGAGGACCTCATGACCCGGCTGCGCGGCGACGCCAAGGAGGACGTGAAGACCCAGCCGGACATCATCGACGGCGAGGTCATTTCGGTGGATCCGGACACGGGGGACAGCAAGTAG
- a CDS encoding DUF2516 family protein: protein MAVEIFRAFGLLQLGLFGAIAAAGVIGAALAATTRPDAFEAADRMAKFRWVAILLGSAFVTVTQFPFLSWIGMVAIGVYWFDVRPQLRDIVSGNYDW, encoded by the coding sequence ATGGCGGTAGAGATCTTCCGGGCCTTCGGGCTGCTGCAACTAGGACTTTTTGGGGCTATCGCCGCGGCCGGCGTCATCGGCGCCGCGCTCGCCGCGACGACCCGGCCGGACGCCTTCGAGGCCGCGGACCGGATGGCCAAGTTCCGGTGGGTGGCCATCCTGCTGGGGTCGGCCTTTGTGACGGTTACCCAGTTCCCATTCCTGTCGTGGATCGGGATGGTCGCCATCGGCGTCTACTGGTTCGACGTCCGCCCGCAGCTGCGGGACATTGTCTCCGGCAACTACGACTGGTAA
- a CDS encoding LmeA family phospholipid-binding protein, translating to MSATKAGARAAKFLVITLVLLVVALVAGEVLARTYVANEVRSAYQQEVRAAGAEPGAEPEVSFGSAPLIAAPILGSVRSFAMTTPDSLTVAPDGTVTGLPGADIDISGMELSAPYVARDIQVVTSMSDEVMLAAIRQALAENVDTTVPLLTPENMVTKVTSQPERNVIEVEFLAGAARLSLTPAKVGDQATIEAAGAEILGFDLPAEVTTEITRALQEGAKQQAGPALTLLEDLTVVDGGLRVTASGTDVPLQTVLSSGNS from the coding sequence ATGTCTGCCACGAAAGCCGGCGCCCGCGCCGCGAAGTTCCTTGTCATTACTCTCGTGCTGCTCGTCGTGGCGCTCGTCGCCGGTGAGGTGCTGGCGCGCACGTATGTGGCGAACGAGGTTCGCAGCGCCTACCAGCAGGAAGTCCGCGCCGCCGGCGCCGAGCCCGGCGCCGAACCGGAGGTCTCCTTCGGCTCCGCCCCGCTCATCGCCGCGCCGATCCTCGGCTCCGTGCGCTCTTTCGCCATGACCACCCCAGACTCCCTCACCGTCGCCCCCGACGGGACGGTGACCGGCCTGCCGGGCGCAGACATCGACATTTCCGGCATGGAACTGTCCGCCCCGTATGTGGCGCGCGATATCCAGGTCGTCACCAGCATGAGCGATGAGGTCATGCTCGCCGCCATCCGCCAGGCGCTGGCCGAGAACGTGGACACGACCGTGCCGCTGCTCACGCCCGAGAACATGGTCACCAAGGTCACGTCCCAGCCGGAACGCAACGTCATCGAAGTGGAGTTCCTCGCGGGCGCCGCGCGGCTGTCCCTCACCCCGGCGAAGGTCGGCGACCAGGCCACCATCGAAGCCGCCGGTGCGGAGATCCTCGGCTTCGATCTGCCGGCCGAGGTGACCACGGAGATCACCCGCGCCCTCCAGGAGGGGGCGAAGCAGCAGGCCGGGCCGGCGCTGACGCTGCTGGAGGACCTCACCGTCGTCGACGGCGGGCTGCGCGTCACCGCCTCCGGGACCGACGTCCCCCTGCAGACGGTTCTGTCCTCCGGGAATTCCTAA